The following are encoded in a window of Solidesulfovibrio magneticus RS-1 genomic DNA:
- a CDS encoding DHH family phosphoesterase, protein MPDPRSEIVRRIRAGRSFLVAAHASPDGDALGSTAAMGFILEALGKTFWLINDSPAPPQYGWLELPAPLLDRPPCDDYDLAIVLDCGDAPRLGGLDGHLDPARTAVIDHHLGNPGFGAVNWIDPASGATGEMVALLAKDLGVPLVGPIAEALYTAMATDTGFFSFSGTTAVCLELVAEMIRGGLNVGEVGARIKNQWSMNRIRLWSEVLGSLSLHGHGQVGAIRVSQKMFSRTGTGPEDCEGLINNALRIKGVQAAVLVRELPEGGVKFSLRSVGPVNIQQVAAAFGGGGHKNASGGKLETPLDEAEATLIKALTKVVEPARG, encoded by the coding sequence ATGCCCGACCCCAGGAGTGAGATCGTCCGCCGCATCCGGGCCGGCAGGTCCTTCCTGGTGGCCGCCCATGCCTCGCCTGACGGCGACGCTCTGGGGTCCACCGCCGCCATGGGCTTTATCCTCGAAGCCTTGGGCAAGACCTTCTGGCTGATAAACGATTCCCCGGCCCCGCCCCAGTATGGCTGGCTGGAACTGCCGGCCCCGCTCCTGGACCGGCCGCCCTGCGACGACTACGATCTGGCCATTGTGCTCGACTGCGGCGACGCGCCGCGCCTGGGCGGCTTGGATGGCCATCTCGACCCGGCCCGCACCGCCGTTATTGACCACCACCTGGGCAATCCCGGCTTCGGCGCCGTCAACTGGATCGACCCGGCCAGCGGAGCCACCGGCGAGATGGTCGCGCTTTTGGCCAAGGACCTCGGCGTGCCCCTTGTCGGCCCCATAGCCGAAGCGCTCTACACGGCCATGGCCACGGACACCGGCTTTTTCAGCTTCAGCGGCACCACAGCCGTCTGTCTGGAGCTGGTGGCCGAGATGATCCGGGGTGGACTTAACGTCGGCGAGGTCGGCGCGCGCATCAAGAACCAGTGGAGCATGAACCGCATCCGCCTGTGGAGCGAGGTGCTCGGCAGCCTGTCCCTGCACGGCCATGGACAGGTGGGCGCAATCAGGGTATCGCAGAAGATGTTTTCCCGCACGGGAACCGGTCCCGAGGATTGCGAGGGGCTGATCAACAACGCCCTGCGCATCAAGGGCGTGCAGGCGGCGGTGCTCGTGCGCGAGCTGCCCGAGGGCGGCGTCAAATTTTCCCTGCGCTCGGTGGGTCCGGTCAACATCCAGCAGGTCGCGGCCGCTTTTGGCGGCGGCGGACACAAGAACGCCTCGGGCGGCAAGCTGGAGACGCCCCTGGACGAAGCCGAGGCCACGCTGATCAAGGCCTTGACCAAGGTTGTGGAGCCGGCACGTGGCTGA
- the rimP gene encoding ribosome maturation factor RimP codes for MLQKNAVADAVRDLIAPYAATLGLAVWGVELASAGHRQLVRLYLDLAADTPRTPERLGVTIDECARVSRHLGALLEVDEIFHNPYVLEVSSPGLSRRFFEAGQLLAYVGREIEAKLAVPREGRKRFKGILSGVSDQTVSMTVDPGAKEFSISFDFAEADKIRLIHAFDATPEGEADGDGGPYGNSEATS; via the coding sequence ATGCTTCAGAAAAACGCCGTGGCCGATGCCGTCCGGGATCTTATCGCCCCTTACGCCGCCACCCTGGGCCTTGCGGTCTGGGGGGTGGAGCTGGCTTCGGCCGGCCATCGCCAGCTCGTGCGCCTCTATCTCGATCTGGCCGCCGACACGCCGCGCACGCCCGAACGCCTGGGCGTGACCATCGACGAATGCGCCAGAGTCAGCCGCCACCTCGGCGCGCTTCTTGAGGTCGATGAAATTTTCCACAACCCCTATGTGCTGGAAGTCTCCTCGCCGGGGTTGTCGCGCCGGTTTTTCGAGGCCGGCCAACTGCTCGCCTACGTCGGCCGGGAGATCGAGGCCAAGCTGGCCGTGCCCCGCGAGGGACGCAAGCGTTTCAAGGGCATCCTGTCCGGTGTCTCGGACCAGACCGTGTCCATGACCGTGGACCCCGGGGCCAAGGAATTTTCGATTTCGTTTGATTTTGCCGAGGCGGACAAAATCCGCCTCATCCACGCTTTTGACGCCACACCCGAAGGAGAGGCCGACGGCGACGGCGGGCCGTACGGCAACTCGGAGGCAACCTCATGA
- a CDS encoding DUF503 domain-containing protein has protein sequence MVVGVLTLQFALHGNDSLKGKRRVAQSLKQKLRNKFNVAVAEVAMQESWDTLVLAAVAVSGDATHVRGLLQKAVNMVEAAALAELVYDDIEILTL, from the coding sequence ATGGTCGTAGGCGTCCTCACCCTCCAGTTCGCCCTCCACGGCAACGACTCCCTCAAGGGCAAGCGCCGCGTGGCCCAAAGCCTGAAGCAAAAGCTGCGCAACAAATTCAACGTGGCCGTCGCCGAAGTGGCCATGCAGGAATCCTGGGACACCCTCGTCCTTGCCGCCGTGGCCGTGTCCGGCGACGCAACCCACGTCCGGGGCCTCCTGCAAAAGGCCGTCAACATGGTCGAAGCCGCCGCCCTGGCCGAACTGGTCTACGACGACATCGAAATTCTCACGCTCTAG
- the rbfA gene encoding 30S ribosome-binding factor RbfA — translation MKRTASRRSHRLADQIAREMATALLEDVRDPRLELVTITGVTLNADLSVAQVFYTLSGDAERLAGAAKALDQARGFLRTLLGQRLHMKFVPELRFSRDTYLEDMVYARPQE, via the coding sequence ATGAAACGCACCGCCTCGCGCCGCTCGCACCGGCTTGCCGATCAGATCGCCCGGGAAATGGCCACAGCCCTTCTTGAAGACGTCCGCGATCCCCGCCTGGAACTCGTGACCATAACCGGCGTGACCTTAAACGCCGACCTGTCCGTGGCCCAGGTCTTCTATACCCTTAGCGGCGACGCCGAGCGTCTGGCCGGCGCGGCCAAGGCCCTGGACCAGGCGCGCGGCTTCCTGCGCACGCTGCTTGGCCAGCGCCTGCACATGAAGTTCGTGCCCGAACTGCGTTTTTCCCGCGATACCTACCTGGAGGACATGGTCTATGCCCGACCCCAGGAGTGA
- the infB gene encoding translation initiation factor IF-2 produces MNKIKMKDIAKELALSSKDMLHLLRELGIQVKSQMATLTDEEAAQLRARVRQGSSGRTQVIDTEVQPGVIVRRRKAAPPPPADAAPAPRDFEPESPAPADEPVAATAPAEPEHEEPVEVQYQPQAEDFEAFAQAPDEEPAPPAPAPRTGGARIVRPAQTARIIERPEPEKAEEPAAPAVAAEPVAEAPAPAAATPAAPVAEDTPPAPEATAQAPETAPDTEAAPVASDAGQPAKQPPRRPEPASTAPKVRIISMPDPKRPPAPERRPAPADGPRPGGPGRPGGPGRPGAPGGFAPGAPRPAGRPVPGMPPAAGDDASKKRKKDRRVVEFTGPGADGDRRKAAGPGGKKKVSEVQDRTGGRGSKFKRKKTRDDFLSSKSDAGAQPMKAAKRKIRMEETIRVSDLARQMGAKAQDLIKVLLGLGALVTINQSLDIETATLAAAEFGFEVERSGFSEDDYIISAEADKPEDMRPRPPVVTIMGHVDHGKTSLLDAIRASNVVSGEAGGITQHIGAYHVTTNRGDIVFLDTPGHEAFTAMRARGAQVTDIVVLVVAADDGVMDQTREAVNHSRAAGVPIVVAVNKIDKPDANPDRVKRELGDLGLVPEEWGGDTIFANVSAKQKLGLDELLEMILLQAEVLQLHANPGKRARGHIVEARLDKGRGPVATVLIQEGTLHQGDAFVCGVFSGRVRACFDDQGRKIKEAGPAMPIEVQGFEGVPEAGDEFVGVEDEKVARRIAETRATKQRERELGKASKVTLETFLASRPEAEAQTLNLVLKADVQGSLEAIADALKKLSTDKVKVNIIHAGAGAITESDVLLASASSAIIIGFNVRPTIKVKEMAERESVDVRFYDIIYKVVSEIKDAMSGMLAPVIREQYLGQAEVRDTFSVPRVGTVAGCGVMDGKLTRNAGVRLVRDGVVIYTGKLASLRRFKDDVKEVTKGYECGVGLENFNDIKVADVIEAFESVEEKATL; encoded by the coding sequence GTGAACAAGATTAAAATGAAGGACATTGCCAAGGAGCTTGCCCTGTCCAGCAAGGACATGCTGCATCTCCTGCGCGAACTCGGTATCCAGGTCAAAAGCCAGATGGCCACGCTGACCGACGAGGAAGCCGCCCAATTGCGCGCCCGTGTGCGCCAGGGCAGCTCCGGCCGCACCCAGGTCATCGACACCGAGGTCCAACCCGGCGTCATCGTCCGCCGCCGCAAGGCCGCCCCCCCCCCCCCGGCCGACGCCGCGCCAGCCCCCCGGGACTTCGAACCCGAATCGCCGGCTCCCGCCGACGAACCCGTGGCCGCGACGGCCCCGGCCGAGCCGGAACATGAGGAGCCCGTAGAGGTGCAGTACCAGCCCCAGGCCGAAGATTTCGAGGCCTTTGCCCAGGCCCCCGACGAGGAGCCCGCTCCCCCCGCCCCGGCTCCCCGCACGGGCGGCGCTCGTATCGTGCGCCCGGCCCAAACGGCCCGCATCATCGAGCGCCCCGAGCCGGAAAAGGCCGAGGAGCCCGCTGCCCCCGCCGTGGCCGCCGAACCCGTGGCCGAAGCCCCGGCCCCGGCGGCGGCGACGCCGGCCGCGCCCGTGGCCGAGGACACCCCCCCGGCTCCCGAGGCGACCGCCCAGGCCCCTGAAACGGCTCCCGACACCGAGGCCGCCCCGGTGGCCTCCGACGCTGGCCAGCCGGCCAAGCAGCCGCCCCGGCGTCCCGAGCCGGCTTCCACCGCGCCCAAGGTGCGCATCATTTCCATGCCCGATCCCAAGCGGCCGCCGGCCCCCGAGCGCCGGCCGGCTCCTGCCGACGGCCCCCGTCCCGGTGGTCCCGGCCGTCCCGGCGGCCCCGGCCGCCCCGGCGCTCCGGGCGGCTTTGCCCCGGGCGCGCCGCGTCCGGCCGGCCGGCCCGTGCCCGGAATGCCGCCGGCTGCCGGCGACGACGCTTCCAAGAAGCGCAAGAAAGATCGTCGCGTGGTGGAATTTACCGGACCGGGCGCCGACGGCGACCGCCGCAAGGCCGCCGGTCCCGGCGGCAAGAAGAAAGTCTCCGAGGTCCAGGATCGCACCGGCGGTCGCGGCTCGAAGTTCAAGCGCAAAAAGACCCGCGACGACTTCCTGTCCTCCAAGTCCGACGCCGGGGCCCAGCCCATGAAGGCCGCCAAGCGCAAGATCCGCATGGAAGAAACCATCCGGGTCTCGGATCTGGCCCGCCAGATGGGAGCCAAGGCCCAGGATCTCATCAAGGTCCTGCTCGGCCTTGGGGCGCTGGTGACCATCAACCAGTCCCTGGACATCGAAACCGCCACCCTGGCCGCGGCCGAGTTCGGATTCGAAGTCGAACGTTCGGGCTTTTCCGAGGACGACTACATCATCAGCGCTGAAGCCGACAAGCCCGAGGACATGCGCCCGCGTCCGCCCGTGGTCACCATCATGGGCCACGTCGACCACGGCAAGACGTCGCTTTTGGACGCCATCCGGGCCTCCAACGTCGTGTCCGGCGAGGCCGGCGGCATCACCCAGCACATCGGCGCCTATCACGTGACCACCAACCGGGGCGACATCGTCTTCCTCGACACCCCGGGCCACGAAGCCTTCACCGCCATGCGCGCCCGCGGCGCCCAGGTCACCGACATCGTGGTCCTGGTCGTGGCCGCCGACGACGGCGTCATGGACCAGACCCGCGAGGCGGTCAACCACTCCCGGGCGGCCGGCGTGCCCATTGTCGTGGCCGTCAACAAGATCGACAAGCCCGACGCCAACCCCGACCGGGTCAAGCGCGAACTGGGCGATCTGGGCCTTGTGCCCGAGGAATGGGGCGGCGACACCATCTTCGCCAACGTTTCGGCCAAGCAGAAGCTCGGCCTCGACGAACTGCTCGAAATGATTCTCCTGCAGGCCGAGGTGCTCCAGCTCCACGCCAACCCGGGCAAGCGCGCCCGGGGCCACATCGTCGAAGCCCGCCTGGACAAGGGCCGGGGCCCCGTGGCCACGGTGCTCATCCAGGAAGGCACCCTGCACCAGGGCGACGCCTTTGTCTGCGGCGTGTTCTCCGGCCGGGTGCGGGCCTGTTTCGACGACCAGGGCCGCAAGATCAAGGAAGCCGGACCGGCCATGCCCATCGAGGTCCAGGGCTTTGAGGGCGTGCCCGAGGCCGGCGACGAGTTCGTCGGCGTCGAGGACGAAAAGGTCGCCCGCCGCATTGCCGAGACCCGGGCCACCAAGCAGCGCGAACGCGAACTGGGCAAGGCCTCCAAGGTCACCCTGGAAACCTTCCTGGCCAGCCGCCCCGAGGCCGAGGCCCAGACGCTTAATCTGGTGCTCAAGGCCGACGTGCAGGGCTCCCTGGAAGCCATTGCCGACGCGCTCAAAAAGCTCTCCACCGACAAGGTCAAGGTCAACATCATCCACGCCGGAGCCGGGGCCATCACCGAATCCGACGTGCTCTTGGCCTCCGCCTCCTCGGCCATCATCATCGGGTTCAACGTGCGCCCGACCATCAAGGTCAAGGAAATGGCCGAGCGCGAGAGCGTGGACGTGCGCTTCTACGACATCATCTACAAGGTCGTCAGCGAGATCAAGGACGCCATGTCCGGCATGCTCGCCCCGGTGATCCGCGAACAGTACCTCGGCCAGGCCGAGGTGCGCGACACCTTCAGCGTGCCCCGGGTCGGCACCGTGGCCGGCTGCGGCGTCATGGACGGCAAGCTCACCCGCAATGCCGGCGTGCGCCTGGTGCGCGACGGCGTGGTGATCTACACCGGCAAGCTCGCTTCGCTGCGCCGCTTCAAGGACGACGTCAAGGAAGTCACCAAGGGCTACGAATGCGGCGTTGGCCTGGAAAACTTCAACGACATCAAGGTCGCCGACGTCATCGAGGCCTTCGAGTCCGTGGAAGAAAAGGCCACCCTGTAA
- the truB gene encoding tRNA pseudouridine(55) synthase TruB encodes MAENKYPLPQLHGVLVLDKPSGPTSTRCLTAIKRLGQKKIGHAGTLDPLAAGVLVVLLGEATKIAPYVMEGEKTYLGALRLGVATDTYDCEGTVTTEAPWDHVSASALAEAIASWTELTSQEVPPYSAAKHQGRPLYELARKGLAAPVKVKDISVFDAQAESVDLPSATFRVRVSAGVYIRSLVHSLGMRLGCGAIMTALTREESRPFALTQAHSLDAVLADPQSLPERIIPLDKALPHWPTTTLGPAAADDVRRGIRVPVTGDFAPGTHALLVDEARLPLALARAEATGGRLRWAIVRGLFGDPQPARRGGNDAPATNDTP; translated from the coding sequence GTGGCTGAGAACAAGTACCCGCTGCCGCAGCTCCACGGCGTGCTGGTGCTGGACAAGCCCTCCGGCCCCACCTCCACCCGGTGCCTGACGGCCATAAAGCGCCTGGGTCAGAAAAAGATCGGCCATGCCGGCACCCTGGATCCCTTGGCGGCCGGCGTGCTGGTGGTCCTTCTCGGCGAGGCCACCAAGATCGCCCCCTACGTCATGGAGGGCGAGAAGACCTATCTGGGCGCGCTGCGCCTGGGCGTCGCCACCGACACCTACGACTGCGAAGGGACCGTGACGACCGAGGCGCCCTGGGATCATGTTTCTGCCTCGGCCCTGGCCGAGGCCATCGCTTCCTGGACGGAACTGACCAGCCAGGAAGTGCCGCCCTACTCGGCGGCCAAACACCAGGGACGGCCCCTGTACGAACTAGCCCGCAAGGGTCTGGCCGCCCCGGTGAAAGTCAAGGATATTTCCGTTTTCGACGCGCAGGCCGAATCGGTCGACCTGCCGTCGGCAACCTTCCGGGTACGGGTATCCGCCGGCGTCTACATACGCTCCCTGGTCCACAGCCTGGGGATGCGACTGGGATGCGGCGCGATCATGACAGCCCTGACCCGGGAGGAGAGCCGCCCCTTCGCCTTGACGCAGGCGCACAGCCTCGACGCTGTCCTGGCCGACCCGCAGTCGCTGCCCGAGCGGATCATTCCCCTCGACAAAGCCCTGCCCCATTGGCCCACGACAACGCTTGGCCCTGCTGCGGCGGATGACGTCCGCCGGGGCATCCGTGTCCCGGTCACGGGGGATTTCGCCCCCGGGACCCACGCCCTGCTCGTGGACGAAGCGCGCCTGCCCCTGGCTCTGGCCAGGGCCGAGGCGACGGGCGGCCGGCTTAGGTGGGCCATCGTGCGCGGTCTTTTCGGAGACCCGCAACCGGCCCGGCGCGGCGGCAATGACGCCCCCGCCACCAATGACACCCCCTAA
- the nusA gene encoding transcription termination factor NusA gives MTELKKAIDQISKDRGIDRDLLVDTLEEAVRSSVIRKYGENLDVEVSYNDEQGEIEVYQFKVVVEDDDVADPAAEICLSDAKAIDPNVALEDEMGFKLAVEDLGRIAAQSAKQVIIQRMRDAEQEIIYEEYKDRKGEIISGIIQRRDRAGWIINLGRTEALLPKEEQIPRERYKRGDRVQAFIIEVLPSGRGPQIIVSRTHGDYMKALFAREVPEVSDGTVKIVAVARDPGSRAKVAVISKDRDVDPVGACVGIRGSRIQNIVQELRGERIDIVVWNPEIASYAANALSPSRVTRISVDEDEKSLEVVVTDDQLNLAIGRKGQNVKLAAKLLGWKIDIVTESRFREANASKKFLEQLASVAEIHVDNIIAAGFVSMEQLAEADDEAIDAIVGMTPSKRDDLRAALKLMGAFDKPAPADDEDAPTDEDAPNEGNAPADGETPVDDAAEGDAATGTEEINADEAK, from the coding sequence ATGACCGAACTGAAAAAAGCCATCGATCAGATCAGCAAGGATCGCGGCATCGACCGCGACCTGCTGGTGGACACCCTGGAAGAAGCCGTCCGTTCGTCGGTGATCCGCAAGTACGGCGAGAACCTCGACGTGGAGGTCAGCTACAACGACGAGCAGGGGGAGATCGAGGTCTACCAGTTCAAGGTCGTGGTGGAAGACGACGACGTGGCCGACCCGGCCGCCGAGATCTGCCTGTCCGACGCCAAGGCCATCGACCCCAACGTGGCCCTGGAAGACGAGATGGGCTTCAAGCTCGCCGTCGAGGACCTCGGCCGCATCGCCGCCCAGTCCGCCAAGCAGGTGATCATCCAGCGCATGCGTGACGCCGAGCAGGAGATCATCTACGAGGAATACAAGGACCGTAAGGGCGAAATCATTTCCGGCATCATCCAGCGCCGCGACCGGGCCGGTTGGATCATCAACCTCGGCCGCACCGAGGCGCTTTTGCCCAAGGAAGAGCAGATCCCCCGCGAGCGCTACAAGCGCGGCGACCGGGTCCAGGCCTTTATCATCGAAGTCCTGCCTTCCGGGCGCGGACCCCAGATCATCGTGTCGCGCACCCACGGCGACTACATGAAAGCCCTTTTCGCCCGCGAAGTGCCGGAAGTTTCCGACGGCACGGTCAAGATTGTGGCCGTGGCGCGCGATCCCGGCTCCCGGGCCAAGGTGGCCGTCATCTCCAAGGATCGCGACGTCGATCCGGTCGGCGCTTGCGTCGGCATCCGCGGCTCGCGCATCCAGAACATCGTGCAGGAACTGCGCGGCGAACGCATCGACATCGTGGTCTGGAACCCCGAAATCGCCAGCTACGCCGCCAACGCCCTGTCGCCGTCCCGGGTCACCCGCATTTCCGTCGACGAGGACGAGAAGTCCCTGGAAGTGGTGGTCACCGACGACCAGCTCAATCTGGCCATCGGCCGCAAGGGACAAAACGTCAAACTGGCCGCCAAACTGCTCGGCTGGAAGATCGACATCGTCACCGAATCCCGGTTCCGTGAAGCCAATGCCTCCAAGAAGTTCCTGGAGCAGCTAGCCAGCGTGGCCGAGATCCACGTGGACAACATCATCGCCGCCGGATTTGTCTCCATGGAGCAGCTGGCCGAGGCCGACGACGAGGCCATCGACGCCATCGTCGGCATGACGCCGTCCAAGCGCGACGATCTGCGCGCCGCCCTCAAGCTGATGGGCGCTTTCGACAAGCCCGCGCCGGCTGACGACGAGGATGCCCCGACCGACGAGGACGCCCCGAACGAGGGCAATGCTCCGGCTGACGGGGAGACGCCGGTTGACGACGCGGCCGAAGGCGATGCCGCGACCGGCACGGAAGAAATCAACGCGGACGAGGCCAAATGA
- the rpsO gene encoding 30S ribosomal protein S15 translates to MVMTAEDKAQVIGEHKKHDGDTGSPEVQVALLTSRIVYLTGHFKSHPKDFHSRTGLLKLVGQRRKLLNYLKKTDVQRYRDLIAKLGLRK, encoded by the coding sequence GTGGTCATGACTGCCGAAGACAAGGCGCAGGTTATTGGCGAACACAAAAAGCACGACGGCGACACCGGCTCTCCCGAGGTCCAGGTCGCCCTGCTGACGTCCCGCATCGTCTACCTGACGGGTCACTTCAAGAGCCACCCCAAGGACTTCCACTCCCGCACGGGCCTTTTGAAGCTGGTCGGCCAGCGCCGCAAGCTTCTAAACTACTTGAAGAAAACTGACGTCCAGCGCTATCGCGACCTCATCGCGAAGCTCGGACTGCGCAAGTAG
- a CDS encoding YlxR family protein encodes MCVICRERFPKSELVRHVATAGGEAGLAPDPRAIQPGRGHYLCANPACAEKFLKYSGRPRRRRGGSR; translated from the coding sequence ATGTGCGTGATCTGCCGGGAGCGCTTTCCGAAAAGCGAACTGGTCAGACACGTCGCGACGGCCGGGGGCGAAGCGGGCCTTGCGCCCGATCCCCGGGCCATCCAGCCCGGACGCGGGCACTATCTCTGCGCCAACCCCGCATGCGCCGAGAAATTTTTGAAATACTCCGGTCGGCCCAGGCGACGGAGGGGGGGGTCAAGGTGA